In a genomic window of Dehalococcoidales bacterium:
- a CDS encoding DUF981 domain-containing protein encodes MYIVYVTLMNANIAIALFLLAVFIFKGIFSESARNFVPAFTITGAVAVATGMHMAFTAPMPGSWNIAMGEPSILIGVLLLGTAWSISKSYSFAPLGVYGFGAGLVAMVVGYQVINLGLGSNPVPTGIVMLVAGFPGVLSLPAAFFAKSNPGISRMIQWLAIILLVVAAGMLAYTSLNGYIGHLDSFSEFKPIYAR; translated from the coding sequence GTGTACATCGTTTATGTAACCCTTATGAATGCCAATATAGCAATTGCTCTCTTCCTGCTAGCGGTCTTCATCTTCAAGGGGATCTTCTCTGAAAGTGCCAGGAATTTTGTGCCTGCCTTTACCATCACAGGTGCTGTAGCGGTCGCAACCGGCATGCATATGGCGTTTACCGCTCCAATGCCTGGTTCATGGAACATTGCTATGGGTGAGCCTTCCATTCTCATCGGCGTTTTGCTCTTGGGTACTGCGTGGTCTATATCCAAGTCCTATAGCTTTGCTCCTCTTGGGGTGTATGGTTTTGGTGCAGGCCTTGTGGCGATGGTAGTAGGGTATCAAGTGATCAATCTTGGGCTGGGTTCTAATCCGGTTCCCACTGGCATTGTAATGCTGGTAGCTGGTTTCCCCGGTGTTCTTTCTCTTCCGGCCGCTTTCTTTGCAAAATCCAATCCCGGTATCAGCCGCATGATACAGTGGCTAGCCATCATTCTGCTGGTAGTTGCAGCTGGCATGTTAGCTTATACCAGCTTGAATGGCTACATCGGCCATCTGGATAGTTTTAGCGAGTTCAAACCGATTTATGCCCGCTAG
- a CDS encoding zinc ribbon domain-containing protein — protein MPTYSYGCQKCGTEFEVFRPMESTEDVECPICGFTDTERFYTAFNFMGGSGCGTSSYS, from the coding sequence ATGCCAACATATTCATACGGCTGCCAAAAATGCGGAACAGAATTTGAAGTGTTCAGGCCTATGGAAAGTACTGAAGACGTAGAATGCCCCATCTGTGGTTTCACCGATACCGAACGGTTTTATACTGCCTTTAACTTTATGGGTGGTTCCGGTTGTGGCACCAGCAGCTATAGCTGA
- a CDS encoding pyrimidine dimer DNA glycosylase/endonuclease V has product MRMWMVNPRFMCRNHLLGEHVELHMLMGCLRRGKNISGFLEQGLVDPPLIRERHEQLVQEMESRGYRHQSPIGDCDYSAQRGKLDPWANLVELSSRCATCRRLIEADGA; this is encoded by the coding sequence ATGCGAATGTGGATGGTAAATCCCCGATTTATGTGCCGTAATCATCTACTTGGCGAGCATGTTGAACTACATATGCTGATGGGTTGCCTGCGACGGGGCAAAAATATTAGCGGATTTTTGGAGCAGGGTCTGGTTGATCCTCCCCTGATACGGGAGCGCCATGAACAGCTTGTGCAAGAAATGGAAAGTCGGGGGTATCGTCACCAGTCTCCAATTGGGGATTGTGATTATTCTGCACAGAGAGGAAAACTGGATCCTTGGGCAAACCTTGTTGAATTAAGCTCGAGGTGTGCCACTTGCAGAAGGTTGATTGAGGCTGACGGGGCGTAG
- a CDS encoding peptidylprolyl isomerase, whose protein sequence is MFKKRYLQITLAVMALLLLLPALLSGCGSEKSANAGDSVRVHYTLFLSDGTEYETSVGSQPLEFVIGEGRLLEKFEQAVIGLTPGQSRTVDIVAKDAYGEYREDLVFDVSREQLEGGFDPKVGDTVYSQDESGYTWTMVVVAVSETDITVDANSPLAGKDLTFEIELVEIL, encoded by the coding sequence ATGTTTAAAAAACGGTATTTACAGATTACCCTTGCAGTGATGGCGCTTTTGTTATTGTTGCCGGCACTTCTTTCGGGCTGCGGTTCTGAAAAATCGGCCAATGCAGGAGACAGCGTACGGGTGCATTACACCCTGTTTCTTTCGGATGGTACTGAATATGAAACATCGGTGGGTAGCCAGCCATTAGAGTTTGTTATCGGAGAAGGGCGTTTGTTGGAGAAGTTCGAACAAGCTGTGATAGGGCTCACACCCGGGCAGTCCAGAACGGTTGATATTGTGGCGAAAGATGCATATGGCGAATACAGGGAAGACCTGGTGTTTGACGTAAGCAGAGAACAGCTGGAAGGAGGCTTTGATCCGAAGGTAGGAGATACTGTTTATAGCCAGGATGAGAGCGGATATACCTGGACAATGGTTGTCGTGGCAGTTTCTGAGACAGATATCACCGTAGATGCAAATTCTCCGCTTGCTGGAAAAGACCTGACATTTGAGATTGAGTTGGTTGAAATTCTGTAG
- a CDS encoding GlsB/YeaQ/YmgE family stress response membrane protein has product MEILWYLLVGLVIGVLARLILPGKENMGWIMTILLGALGAFLAGSLGHWVGWYDFPSWIGFVAALVVAIILIAVYDWIKSR; this is encoded by the coding sequence ATGGAAATACTTTGGTATCTTCTGGTGGGTTTGGTTATCGGTGTATTGGCAAGGCTTATTCTACCCGGAAAAGAGAATATGGGTTGGATTATGACCATACTTCTCGGTGCTCTGGGGGCATTTCTAGCTGGTAGTCTTGGACATTGGGTCGGCTGGTATGATTTCCCTTCGTGGATAGGTTTTGTTGCTGCGCTGGTTGTTGCAATAATTCTTATCGCTGTCTATGACTGGATAAAAAGTAGATAA
- a CDS encoding M48 family metallopeptidase — protein sequence MRAKRISISIKPFRKPRVAVPPHSSFQKATEFAISRKNWLIENIDKIRRYEKTLSVQAIASTPVDRQRATKLLTRRLEELAFKYGFSYNRVTIRNQKTRWGSCSANNNISLNVQLARLPQELADYVILHELVHTRIKNHSHAFWQELDRLVGSSKKFRAKMKNYLPLIYPESLDL from the coding sequence ATGCGGGCTAAACGCATAAGCATTTCTATAAAACCTTTCCGAAAACCGAGAGTCGCCGTACCTCCTCACTCTTCTTTCCAAAAAGCAACAGAATTTGCTATCAGTAGAAAAAACTGGCTAATAGAAAATATTGATAAGATCAGACGTTACGAAAAAACATTATCTGTTCAGGCGATCGCCTCGACACCGGTAGACAGGCAACGTGCAACCAAGCTCCTCACCCGGCGGCTTGAAGAACTGGCCTTTAAATACGGCTTCTCCTATAACCGTGTAACTATTCGCAACCAGAAAACTCGCTGGGGCAGCTGTTCTGCTAATAACAACATCAGCCTTAACGTACAGCTTGCGAGGCTCCCTCAGGAGCTGGCTGATTATGTCATTCTGCATGAACTGGTACACACCAGGATAAAAAACCACAGCCATGCATTCTGGCAAGAGCTGGATAGACTGGTCGGTTCAAGCAAGAAATTCAGAGCTAAAATGAAAAACTACCTGCCTTTAATATATCCGGAATCTCTTGATCTTTAG
- a CDS encoding SLC13 family permease, which produces MTETFLALVPSFLSPDTAKWMTLAVFVITFVFILYRRFNIAYVSLAAAVIMVVLGVVGPGEAFFTGVDWDVLAIYWGYGMLASFLTASNIPKWLANRVVSRITQEKYALLVLCVIAMILSSFMANPSVVIILAPLAIELATRMNGNLFVYLIALAAASNIVTTVTMVADPPALIMASQTGMSFFEFYWFQGKVGLGTISVIGILAAIFVLLLTFRKLNNKVALQPEEVEITFKPVILLVVSVAALAFIPWESLGVWNHRGLVGLILGLVCLAFAGRNVKNWLKEYDWNSIFFLIGIFILIFSVNKVGLLEDFANLLINTGISSPALYLGVIIWVSVLLSSFIDNVPYTVIMLPVCSMLASSLGVNPFPFYFGMLIGTGMGGNLTPVGATANVLACGMLEKRGYRIKMGSYIKIAWPFTIAAVAVSHVLLQLIWL; this is translated from the coding sequence ATGACTGAAACTTTTCTTGCGCTAGTACCCAGTTTTTTAAGTCCTGACACTGCCAAGTGGATGACACTGGCAGTTTTTGTTATTACCTTTGTATTCATTCTGTACCGCCGCTTCAACATCGCCTATGTTTCACTGGCAGCTGCTGTTATTATGGTAGTGCTCGGTGTAGTGGGGCCAGGTGAGGCGTTTTTTACCGGGGTAGATTGGGATGTTCTGGCAATATACTGGGGATACGGGATGCTGGCCAGCTTTCTGACCGCGAGCAATATCCCCAAGTGGCTTGCCAATCGGGTTGTCAGCCGTATAACCCAAGAAAAATACGCCCTGCTGGTATTATGCGTTATCGCTATGATTCTCTCCTCATTCATGGCTAATCCAAGTGTTGTTATTATTTTGGCGCCATTAGCAATAGAACTTGCCACCCGCATGAACGGCAATTTGTTTGTGTATCTGATTGCACTGGCTGCCGCTTCCAATATTGTCACCACGGTTACCATGGTAGCTGATCCGCCGGCTCTTATCATGGCAAGCCAAACCGGCATGAGCTTTTTTGAATTCTACTGGTTTCAAGGCAAGGTTGGGCTTGGAACCATATCTGTTATCGGGATCCTGGCTGCCATCTTCGTGCTACTCCTGACTTTCAGGAAGCTGAACAATAAGGTAGCGTTGCAGCCGGAGGAAGTAGAAATAACCTTCAAGCCGGTAATACTATTGGTAGTAAGCGTTGCAGCCCTGGCTTTTATTCCGTGGGAAAGCCTGGGAGTATGGAATCACCGGGGTCTGGTTGGTTTGATTTTAGGTTTGGTGTGTCTGGCTTTTGCCGGGCGTAATGTCAAAAACTGGCTCAAGGAATACGATTGGAATTCTATATTCTTTTTAATAGGAATTTTTATCCTGATTTTCAGTGTAAATAAAGTCGGACTGCTGGAAGATTTTGCTAATTTGCTCATCAATACCGGGATTTCCAGCCCGGCTCTATATCTTGGGGTGATTATCTGGGTTTCGGTTCTGCTTTCATCTTTTATAGATAATGTCCCCTATACAGTCATCATGCTGCCGGTATGCTCTATGCTGGCATCTTCATTGGGAGTTAATCCATTTCCCTTCTATTTCGGTATGCTGATCGGTACCGGTATGGGTGGCAACCTGACGCCGGTGGGCGCAACCGCCAATGTGCTGGCTTGCGGCATGCTGGAAAAACGTGGCTACCGCATCAAAATGGGAAGTTATATAAAAATTGCCTGGCCTTTTACTATTGCCGCAGTGGCTGTTTCGCATGTATTACTTCAACTCATCTGGCTTTAA
- a CDS encoding carboxymuconolactone decarboxylase family protein codes for MKYSPKYYADFEKKYPEIARDFSKLAQSCHQDGPLDAKCRRLVKLGIAIGIESEGDVQSHVLQALSEGISPEEIRHAIIQTLTTAGFPRMIAAMAWAEEILAKKG; via the coding sequence ATGAAATATTCTCCCAAATATTATGCCGATTTTGAGAAGAAGTATCCTGAAATTGCCCGGGATTTTTCCAAACTAGCCCAGAGCTGCCATCAGGATGGTCCGCTGGATGCTAAGTGCCGCAGGTTGGTAAAGCTTGGTATTGCTATTGGGATTGAAAGCGAAGGGGATGTCCAGTCTCATGTGTTACAGGCTCTTTCTGAAGGTATCTCCCCTGAAGAAATTAGACACGCAATTATTCAAACGCTTACTACTGCCGGTTTCCCGCGGATGATTGCCGCAATGGCCTGGGCGGAAGAAATACTTGCTAAAAAAGGCTAG
- a CDS encoding SPFH domain-containing protein, producing MTGLIIGPTIGFILLMVFFMSVYTVKQQTYVVIERLGKFTKISDPGFHFKWPIIDRIAGRVSIRVRELNVAVKTKTVDNVFVDLLIAVQYYVTKEKVWDAFYKLTNPQSQMESFVFDTVRAKVPHMKLDEVFERKEDIAQDIEEKLGNIMPEFGYFIKTALVNDIVPDTKVANAMNEINAQERLRVAAEHKGEAEKILIVKAAEADAKSKELSGIGIANQRIAIVKGLRESVEDFQKSIEGVDAKDVMSLVLLTQYYDMLTDVGRHSNNNTILIPHSPGAVGEFQEQILTSLLAADKATKDTGKKTD from the coding sequence ATGACAGGATTAATCATAGGGCCGACGATCGGCTTCATATTGCTCATGGTATTTTTTATGTCAGTCTATACTGTAAAGCAGCAAACCTATGTGGTTATCGAAAGATTGGGCAAATTTACCAAGATTTCGGACCCGGGATTTCATTTCAAATGGCCAATAATCGATCGTATTGCTGGCAGGGTTTCCATTAGGGTGCGGGAACTAAATGTTGCAGTTAAAACTAAAACCGTCGATAACGTTTTCGTCGATTTATTAATTGCAGTTCAGTATTATGTCACTAAAGAGAAAGTATGGGATGCTTTCTATAAACTTACCAACCCACAATCACAGATGGAGTCCTTCGTATTCGATACTGTAAGAGCAAAAGTTCCCCACATGAAGCTGGACGAGGTTTTTGAAAGGAAAGAGGATATTGCACAGGATATTGAAGAGAAACTCGGCAATATCATGCCTGAGTTTGGCTACTTTATTAAAACTGCGCTGGTGAACGATATTGTACCCGATACCAAGGTAGCCAATGCCATGAACGAAATCAATGCCCAGGAGAGGCTGAGAGTAGCTGCCGAACACAAGGGCGAAGCCGAAAAGATTTTAATAGTAAAAGCAGCCGAAGCTGATGCAAAGAGCAAGGAACTTTCCGGCATAGGTATAGCTAACCAGAGAATAGCCATTGTTAAGGGCTTGAGAGAATCCGTAGAGGACTTCCAAAAATCCATTGAGGGTGTAGATGCCAAAGACGTAATGTCGCTAGTACTGCTTACCCAGTACTACGATATGCTCACCGACGTCGGCCGCCATTCCAACAATAATACTATCCTTATTCCGCATTCACCAGGAGCGGTGGGTGAGTTCCAGGAGCAAATACTGACTTCTTTGCTGGCAGCTGATAAGGCAACAAAAGATACCGGCAAGAAAACAGATTAA
- a CDS encoding protease inhibitor I42 family protein, translating to MKKLLFTAVVLVLSASMAWGCTSQSVKAYYDPEEDIDSGVSKEFIVLIALESNPSTGYRWEAVYNTEMLELVEETFEPGEFAKENIVGAGGTELFRFKALNKGQTDITFKYKRSWETEVLETKIFTVEIK from the coding sequence ATGAAAAAGCTATTGTTTACCGCCGTGGTACTCGTTCTATCCGCCTCGATGGCCTGGGGATGTACCAGCCAATCTGTAAAAGCCTACTACGACCCGGAAGAAGACATTGATTCTGGCGTCAGCAAGGAGTTTATTGTGCTGATTGCGCTTGAATCTAACCCTTCCACCGGCTACAGATGGGAAGCAGTTTACAACACAGAAATGCTTGAGCTTGTAGAGGAGACATTTGAACCAGGTGAATTTGCTAAAGAAAACATAGTTGGCGCCGGAGGTACTGAACTTTTCCGGTTCAAGGCATTAAACAAAGGCCAAACTGACATCACTTTCAAGTATAAAAGATCCTGGGAAACTGAAGTCCTGGAAACCAAGATATTTACAGTTGAGATAAAGTAA
- a CDS encoding cysteine synthase family protein — MQNILQTIGNTPLVRINKLNPNKNASIYAKVEGFNPTGSIKDRIALSMVEQAELEGKLTPGKTIIEPTSGNTGVALAMIGSIRGYSVEIVMSEAVSSERIQMVKAFGGKVTLTDGKMGTDGAIRKARELVSNYPDKYFMPDQFSNEFNKVAHYRTTGEEIWKQTEGNIDYFVSSVGTSGTLMGVAKVLKEHNANITIVCAHPVKGHYIQGLKNMEEAIVPAIYDPSMIDIQIMVETEAAYEMTRQIVKQEGIFVGMSSGAAMYAAVQTAMKIESGTIVVIFPDRGEKYLSTELFKA, encoded by the coding sequence GTGCAAAATATCCTACAAACTATCGGCAATACACCGCTTGTGCGCATCAATAAGCTTAATCCCAATAAAAATGCCTCAATTTATGCAAAGGTTGAAGGCTTTAATCCAACCGGAAGTATAAAAGACAGGATTGCATTGAGCATGGTCGAACAGGCTGAGCTGGAGGGAAAACTAACGCCAGGAAAAACAATTATTGAGCCTACCTCGGGCAATACCGGAGTAGCTCTTGCAATGATCGGCAGCATAAGAGGGTACTCGGTAGAAATCGTTATGAGCGAAGCGGTTTCCAGCGAGAGGATTCAGATGGTTAAGGCATTTGGTGGAAAGGTTACCCTGACAGATGGAAAAATGGGAACAGACGGAGCCATCCGAAAAGCTAGAGAGCTGGTAAGCAACTACCCTGATAAATATTTTATGCCGGATCAGTTTTCCAATGAGTTCAACAAGGTTGCTCATTACAGAACAACCGGAGAAGAAATCTGGAAGCAAACCGAAGGGAATATAGACTACTTTGTTTCGTCTGTGGGCACTTCTGGCACTCTTATGGGAGTAGCTAAAGTATTAAAGGAACATAACGCCAACATTACAATAGTATGCGCTCATCCTGTTAAAGGTCACTACATCCAGGGGCTGAAAAACATGGAGGAGGCAATCGTACCGGCAATATATGATCCTTCCATGATCGATATCCAAATTATGGTCGAAACCGAAGCTGCATATGAAATGACCAGGCAAATTGTAAAACAGGAAGGAATTTTTGTAGGCATGAGCAGCGGCGCCGCCATGTATGCCGCCGTTCAGACTGCCATGAAAATAGAATCAGGAACCATCGTAGTAATCTTCCCAGACAGAGGGGAGAAATATTTGAGCACAGAATTGTTCAAGGCATAG
- a CDS encoding cupin domain-containing protein: MYIASLENTPKTKIDMEGAYKVFKQIPLSSKHGAPTCSFRVFTLEPGGHTPLHRHENEHMNYIIEGAGNLVIQGKHYNVKKGDFALVLPGEEHQYRNTSTDEPMVMICAVPKEYE, translated from the coding sequence ATGTACATCGCTTCTCTGGAAAATACACCGAAAACCAAAATAGATATGGAGGGGGCTTATAAAGTATTCAAGCAGATTCCCCTTTCTAGCAAACATGGGGCACCAACCTGTTCTTTCCGTGTGTTTACTCTAGAACCCGGCGGCCATACTCCGCTTCACCGCCATGAAAATGAACACATGAACTATATAATCGAAGGTGCAGGCAACCTGGTGATTCAGGGCAAACATTACAACGTCAAGAAAGGCGATTTTGCTCTGGTATTACCAGGAGAGGAACATCAATACCGCAACACCTCAACCGATGAACCAATGGTAATGATCTGTGCTGTTCCCAAGGAATACGAATAA
- a CDS encoding phospholipase D family protein: MSKFLNTWSAFAQIESIISSSTKKLCLITPYIKMPESLLERLIYKSNSGVDITIVCREQDLKSQERDALSKIRNLELRFLEKLHAKCFYNEENMVITSLNLYETSQGNREMGILLTSSDDSSTFDEAVREAEFIVQSAKQSNSIEHKFTKPKYIKQSLSEKPSATNQTVQKSKSVLAEIADFMFGEPTNSRGYCIRCHGLIDKNPDKPLCGSCFEIWRRVSNRNFTENYCHICGKPAKTSFAKPQCKTCYKRQ; the protein is encoded by the coding sequence GTGTCAAAATTCCTAAACACTTGGAGTGCTTTTGCTCAAATCGAAAGTATAATTAGCAGCTCCACGAAAAAGCTTTGTTTGATTACTCCATATATCAAAATGCCTGAATCATTATTAGAGCGCTTGATATATAAATCTAACAGTGGCGTTGATATAACAATCGTATGCAGGGAGCAAGACTTAAAATCTCAAGAAAGAGACGCCTTAAGCAAGATACGCAATCTAGAACTTCGCTTTCTTGAAAAGCTTCATGCTAAGTGTTTTTACAATGAAGAAAACATGGTTATTACTTCTTTGAATTTATATGAGACTTCTCAAGGAAACCGCGAAATGGGGATACTCCTCACCTCATCGGATGATTCTTCAACGTTCGATGAGGCGGTAAGAGAAGCTGAATTCATCGTCCAATCTGCAAAACAATCGAATAGTATAGAGCATAAGTTTACAAAGCCTAAATATATAAAACAGTCTTTATCAGAAAAACCATCTGCCACAAATCAAACAGTTCAAAAAAGCAAATCGGTGCTTGCCGAAATAGCGGATTTCATGTTCGGAGAGCCAACTAATTCCAGAGGTTATTGCATACGTTGCCACGGTTTAATTGATAAGAATCCTGATAAACCTCTTTGTGGCAGTTGCTTTGAGATCTGGCGCAGGGTTAGTAATCGTAATTTCACCGAAAATTACTGCCACATTTGCGGTAAACCAGCAAAAACCTCATTTGCAAAACCTCAGTGCAAGACTTGTTATAAGAGGCAATAA
- a CDS encoding magnesium transporter CorA family protein, with amino-acid sequence MANKPVTKKIEGKSRIETIDWNGFSWIDINPPSEDSSSYLKERFPFHALDLDDTCSRIQRPKIDEYKEYLFMVFRFPRYRKQEQVLTASQVSVFIGEDYLITLHQGDLKPLTKLFRECQLEEEARQEYMTRGSGYLLYRILDRLVDYCLPILDKVGNSIEDLEDEIFTANNPNLVQEISRLRRDVIAFHRIIWPMKPVIGGLENKVRRFVKSDLAVYFGDMLDHVEKIWDGLCEYKEIVEGLSDTFNSLSSNRINEILRVLTILTVISAVLTVIVGFFGMNVPLPGGSDPGGSPIAWLGIIFSGILLTILMILFFRYKRWL; translated from the coding sequence ATGGCCAACAAACCCGTTACAAAGAAAATTGAGGGGAAGTCAAGGATAGAAACCATTGACTGGAACGGGTTTAGCTGGATTGATATAAACCCCCCTTCCGAAGATTCATCAAGCTATCTTAAAGAGCGCTTCCCTTTTCATGCACTTGACCTGGATGATACCTGCAGCCGCATACAGCGCCCTAAAATTGATGAATACAAGGAATACCTGTTTATGGTATTCCGCTTCCCCCGCTATCGGAAACAGGAACAGGTATTGACTGCCAGCCAGGTTTCGGTATTTATAGGGGAAGATTACCTGATAACCCTCCACCAGGGTGATTTGAAGCCGCTTACCAAGCTCTTCCGTGAATGCCAACTGGAAGAGGAAGCCCGCCAGGAATACATGACACGCGGCTCCGGTTACCTGTTGTACCGCATCCTGGACCGCCTGGTGGACTACTGCCTTCCCATCCTGGACAAGGTCGGCAACAGCATAGAAGATCTTGAAGATGAAATCTTTACTGCCAATAATCCCAATCTGGTGCAGGAAATATCCCGCCTGCGCCGGGATGTTATTGCTTTTCACCGCATAATCTGGCCCATGAAGCCGGTTATCGGAGGCCTTGAAAACAAAGTTCGCCGCTTCGTGAAATCTGACCTTGCAGTGTACTTTGGAGACATGCTGGACCATGTAGAAAAAATATGGGACGGGCTGTGCGAATACAAGGAAATAGTAGAAGGCCTTTCCGACACCTTTAACTCGTTAAGCTCAAACCGCATTAATGAAATCCTGCGCGTGCTGACTATACTAACTGTAATAAGTGCCGTTCTTACGGTAATAGTTGGCTTCTTCGGGATGAATGTGCCACTTCCCGGCGGTTCTGACCCGGGTGGCAGCCCGATAGCCTGGCTTGGAATCATATTTTCCGGCATCCTGTTAACAATACTCATGATACTCTTCTTCCGCTACAAGCGCTGGCTATAA
- a CDS encoding queuosine precursor transporter translates to MKFTHRFLIITAVFITCVITANVIAVKVISIGPLVLPAAIIIFPFSYIFGDVITEVYGYHRARQVIWLAYACNLLFVAFVWFAQIIPGADFWEGQQAYETILGVVPRMLLASFAGGIVGEFANSFVLSRMKVLTSGRWLWMRTIASTIVGQGLDTALFIIIAYYGSANFAPIMILYHWLAKTAIEALATPLTYFTVSRLKRKEKIDAYDEEVNYNPFSLTQEK, encoded by the coding sequence ATGAAATTTACGCATCGTTTCCTTATCATTACTGCAGTCTTTATTACCTGCGTGATCACCGCCAACGTGATTGCGGTAAAGGTAATCTCAATAGGCCCATTGGTTCTGCCAGCAGCGATTATTATTTTCCCCTTTAGCTATATATTTGGTGATGTCATCACCGAAGTATATGGTTATCACCGAGCACGCCAGGTGATATGGCTGGCTTATGCCTGCAACCTACTCTTTGTTGCTTTCGTATGGTTTGCCCAAATAATCCCCGGTGCAGATTTCTGGGAAGGCCAGCAAGCTTACGAAACCATCCTCGGGGTTGTGCCGCGCATGCTGCTTGCCTCGTTTGCCGGCGGCATTGTGGGGGAATTCGCCAACTCCTTTGTTCTGTCACGCATGAAGGTTCTTACTAGCGGGCGCTGGCTCTGGATGCGTACTATTGCCTCTACTATCGTAGGGCAGGGGCTGGATACAGCTTTGTTCATTATCATTGCATACTACGGATCTGCCAACTTTGCGCCTATTATGATTCTCTACCACTGGCTGGCCAAGACTGCGATAGAAGCACTGGCTACGCCGCTTACCTATTTTACTGTTAGCCGCCTTAAACGGAAGGAAAAGATTGATGCTTATGATGAAGAGGTTAATTACAATCCGTTTTCTTTAACACAGGAAAAGTGA
- a CDS encoding MBL fold metallo-hydrolase, whose product MEVRILGAHNTESGTSRLAGVLIDRVVALDAGSITSSLSINEQIKLEAVLLTHQHYDHIRDIPGLGMNLYLNRKTIPVCALPETLDMLSAYVLNGQVYPQFTHRPADNPNLVFKPVRPGEGFNIGTYQILPVTMPHSVPSVGYLITGIEKLSMFYTGDTGCGFASRIESLEPDILIVEVTAPSRFGDSDWSNKHLTPAFLEQELILFRTAADYIPRIICVHMYEALEEEIRTELSEVAARLEADITPAYEGMILTVQ is encoded by the coding sequence ATGGAAGTAAGAATACTGGGTGCCCATAACACTGAGTCTGGAACTTCGCGGTTGGCTGGTGTGCTGATTGATAGAGTTGTGGCTCTCGATGCAGGCTCGATTACCTCAAGTCTCAGCATAAATGAGCAGATCAAGCTTGAAGCGGTGCTATTGACCCATCAACACTATGACCATATTCGGGATATCCCGGGGCTCGGCATGAACCTGTATCTGAACCGGAAAACGATACCAGTTTGCGCGCTCCCCGAAACTCTTGACATGCTGTCTGCTTACGTTCTAAACGGACAAGTCTATCCACAATTTACCCATCGTCCGGCTGACAATCCAAATCTTGTATTCAAGCCGGTTCGCCCTGGTGAAGGCTTTAATATTGGTACTTACCAGATTCTGCCGGTTACGATGCCGCATTCAGTTCCTTCAGTTGGTTATTTAATAACCGGCATAGAAAAGCTCTCTATGTTTTATACCGGAGATACTGGTTGCGGATTTGCCAGTAGAATTGAATCTCTGGAGCCGGACATTTTGATAGTGGAAGTAACTGCACCAAGTCGCTTCGGTGATTCAGATTGGTCCAATAAACACCTCACACCGGCTTTTTTAGAACAAGAACTTATCCTCTTCAGGACCGCTGCCGACTATATACCGCGAATAATCTGCGTTCACATGTACGAAGCGCTTGAAGAAGAAATCAGAACTGAGTTATCTGAAGTCGCTGCAAGGCTTGAGGCGGATATTACCCCTGCTTACGAGGGCATGATTCTCACTGTACAATAG